In Festucalex cinctus isolate MCC-2025b chromosome 1, RoL_Fcin_1.0, whole genome shotgun sequence, the sequence CTTCGTCTGTCTCAATCGTCTCCTTTTTAATTCCGAGCTTCCCATTCATCCCCGCCGTATTTTTTCATCCTTTACCCTCAGCCTCCCCTCTTCACCCAACCATGTCTCCCTCCGTGCACCACCCCTTTGCATCTCTTGTATTGTAAACAGCTCACAAAGGCATGACAAGGTCTCTGCTCATGTTCCCCCAGCCTCCTGCTCTGTTCTCCCAGCTATTTGTTATTGTCTACCCGCTATCTCGcatgtgtttgtctctgtgctTTCTTTtttactctttcttttttttttttttttttttgctctactCAGCGCgtcagagaaaagaaaaaacaaaagttaattAAATATGGAACGAGACGGAGCAGGCATCTCTTTAAACCATCATGTCATTAAAATGGCGTCCCAAGGAGATCCGCTTAAAAGGAGACGTGGAACAATGTCTTCTCAGTCAGATATTTATGGGCCTGGTTATGTAAACATGCCCCCTTTATTCTCTATGTATATTTCATGTAATTATCACTTTTTGTAGCGCTTCCCCCATGAGATTTTTGCAGAGGCAAGGAGGTACGGGGAATGTCATTAGACGAGATGATTGTTACAGTGCTGCTCTGATGCCAcagtaagaaaagaaaaagtccacATTCCCGCCCttgttaaatcttttttttctatatttgaCTGCTTCTTTAAAAGCAGTATTGTCTGTAATACTGCTGCATGAAACTCATGACCAAGAGATATACATTTACTGACCACAACAGTACATGAATAACTAGACTAActgcgggaatgctgaaagctgaatgataagctgaatgcttatgaagaaaattgaaagataaattatgtgaaaattaaaaagttttaattgaagttgaaagataaatgaattagaagaaaacttgaactgcaatctgtctaaggtggggtttaatcatttcagagaaattataatccatttcctgaaacAACAGTCAGTTGTTGTTATCAAACCATtgaaatgaactaaaatgtggtccaagcaGGGTTTGAACCCAGGTTCTCCATGGGGGAAGAAATTGCTCTAACGACTGATCTAACTTGGCTGCTTCAAATTCATGGCtaatgatgtatttattttaaaaaatagcaatctgatgaaagccaacatacatttaatcatttcagtgaaattgtaatgcatttcctaatatgatagtcagttggtttacagttatatcactaagcataattgccatAGATATATTGTGCAATGCACACTCAGACATGGGATTCGAACCTGGGACCtcttggttactggacaatgcacttaaccAAGGCTCCACTGAGCAGTgtcagagagctggtaatgatgatcagttgtatgaatggaaagtgggacttagaaaaagttcaaagtgggtcccattgaaaatgaatggggaaaagttgatatttaatgttattttgttctggtactgtaagtaatttggactcagatgatatataccccggaaggcgtgaattttttaagcaagttgaaatttgaacggtgtaaatcagaagtattatgtgggagttgtttctctgCAAAaataagtgaggagaataaaaatctgaataacatatgtgggatgctttcagcattcccacaattatgccCTTACTCAGATAGTAGTCCTGAGTTTTGATTAGCCTTCTTAAAGAGCTATGAGACAACTTAACTCCAGTGCAAATATGTAACCTTTGTATGCAAATATTTTGTCGTTGACACCTTGACGATTtggattacattttttgtatctgTGTCATTGAAGTTGGGTGTGtcccttattttgaatttcaagGTCAAAATATAGATCAAAAGTTATTTCACGTCGAAATGACTCTGATGCAAAAATGAATGCCAGATTTGGATTCCTTTTGATTTGGTCTTTCAAGAGATACATTGGTTTTTGAATTTGGACCAGCGGATGCTTAGAAAAGACCATTTGAAAGCCATGGCCAATTTTaccaaaaagtgaaaaaaattaaactgcaataTCTCGGCGACCCTTGATTCGAACAGTATCAACAGCATCAACCCAAATAGTTGTATTGTGTTTTCGTGCTGGACAAACAGCAAAGTGCAAGAGTCGGGATTCAAACAGCTAAACCTTTAAGCCACTGGACAACTCGTctccttgggctgtggagatgcacagaggaaccgaggtaataatccgacaaacacacacttctcggtttgccttgaatagacagtgaattgatcggattggctgtggctagatatgtgggtaacaggactaacatggaattatctgattggctgttgactaagtaaagagattaaaggttcttggacatcacatagctcctgacatcacatagcgtttttccagttgaaggCAGTTACGTCAgttcaaaacacacacttgacctcacagtcatgacccaaacataacccttgcatgacccaaacttaaccctggcctgacccagtcatgacaagacCAGAGATTATCCTGGGTAATTATCCTTTGTTGAAAATGTctgctcagaaaaaaaaacaaaaaaaaactttagggACAATAATCGGAATTGTTAGACCGATTTGATATTTACGATGGCAAAACCATATACGTGTGTGTTTAACATTGAGTTCAGATGAATTGCGTAATAGTGACTGAAATGGAGTAGTGGATTTAAAACACATTAGGAAGTGACTCAacccaactttatttataaagcactttaaaacaagcattgctgtataccaggggtgtcaaactcatgttagctcaggggccacatggaggaaaatatattaccaagtgggccataTCGGTAAAACAACggtataaaacttaaaaaacgattgccgtcatttatacgcagattttcatgggccagccctaatttactgagctcaactgtaattatTGTTcctgaaaaataacacaaatgcaaatggaacgcggcaacactttgccagtAAACGTTCCAGACGTGTTAAATCCACCTGATTTGCATATACAAAAATTGTTCCCAGAATACAttatgtggcgcagttaatgacgtgaaAAGGATGCTAATTCTTACtagtaattgatttattttttttcgtatttaacacgtttttcggtcgatgattaaaaaaaaaataaaaataaataatcattaaaaaaacaacataactttaagttgtgtgtaaaatgacatccaggacgattgcccgtacaagttgcattgcttatctgaggactgcttgtgaaattacaaatttatatgttttgattgtggccggctgattaattagtccaacattacaaattttttttaacttttcaaaatcatctcgcgggccggattaaacccctttgtgggcctgatccggcccgcgggccgcatgtttgacacccctgctgtatacaaagtgctgtacgtgAAACAGGAATCTGTGATGCAGTAAAGataaagaataagataagtaaaataagaacaaaacattgtaagtaAGTATACAAGTGACTGGAAGCATGTGTTGCTCTCAGACATAAATTGGGGTCCAATTGGTTTTGTTGACTGTTTGTTtccacagtaaaaaaataaataaaaaaggcaagAGTTTACACCACAAATCCACAATGTAGTGTAACCATTAACATGATAAGAAATTTGTAAGAAATtagtttcttcttctactactacaacaattcttcttcttctacaatTATTCTGTTTCTACCATTCTTCTAcagttcttcttctactacaatttgtattcaacattttttcttcctctacaaTTCTTCTTCTGTTTCTGCCATTCTTATTCGCTTTCTTCTAAAATTGATCTTCTAGAATTCTTCTACATTTCTTCTTCTAAAATtgcgcattttttttcttcgacatttcttcttcttctacaatTTGTCAAGTGCCCTGTGGGATCATGTGGCCTCCCACAGGTCCGTCTTGGTACTACAATAGACTGCTGGTTAAGGATTGGAGATATGATGATTGTCAGTGGAGGTTTTGTGCGTGGTGCGCAGTCTTGGTTATCTCAAATACATCACACACTACGGGGCATAATCACGCATGTGCTTAATATTGAGAGGGTCCAGGGTTGTCCATGgtcaaagtagttttttttttttttttggtgggaaaaacaaaacaaaactgggtCATTCATAATTGAGCATTATTgtcttttcaaggttttatttatttatttattttttttaaatcttcttCTTGAGTTATTGAATCTGCATTTGAATGTGCAGGTGTATTTAGTGAGTGCCTGGTGACTGATAACTAGCACTTTTTATTCCTGTGTGCATCCCTTCCCCAAAAGCTGTCCTTTGTTGGAGGCCAGGCACGACTGGCATTTTGAGAGTGGGTGCCAGCTGATGAAGAGGTTTGGCGAGTTAGTGGGGCGCCTTATGAAAGCGAGACACCTGGGTTCCGTGTGCAGAGGGAAAAAGCTTTGTTGGCTCCAGCACTTTGCCACCTCGCAGTCAAACATGAGGTACAGCTAACACGCAAGTGCTTTTAATTCAAGCCTCGTGCACTTAGATGCAAGTATGAgtggatatatatataccatCAACACTATGCGCACACATTCCCTCACATAGAATCTGGACTCCCACAAGCATACTGTAACtaaatgctcttcttcattctaTTGTTCTCCGAGTCTCTTCTACTATAGGGTCAAAAGGCCTCCAAGTAATCTAACTAGCTCCGACTTAAGCGACAATAGAAGGTCCGCCATTAGCGCTTTACCCACAAGAGGCAGTTACGTCCCCGCGCCGCACCCGCCGCCCCTCCCTAGCAACCACTGAACCTGCCATATTGCTATCCGGCCTGACCCCGCCGCACAGACGGCGGCAAACCTGAGCCGAGAGTTGCCGGCGTCGACAGCAATAACCACTGAAGAATTGCTTTTAATCAACGTCTGAAATGAGGGTGACTTGAAGCGTCGCCCCATGCTGATTAAATGTAATTGTTTAATTGCCAAGTGCTGGTAACCCATCCTATGAGGATTCTGATGGAATTATTTAATCTCTAGTCAGGAAGTGCACTGCAGGAGAAAAAGCGGCGAGAAAAGGGAAAGCGAAGGGGGGgaaagctgtttttattttggagcGCTCATGAAATATGAAAAGGGGCTTTGCATTAAGAGAAAGTGACTTTAAGTGATGCTCCAGCCTCAAAAAAGATCTGACCTGCAGTCGAAACGTTTCAGTGTTTGCTTTAGTGCCAAATACCAAAACATATCAGTCATGGCCTTGTTGTGTGCAACGTTGTGTCATGCTGAACAACACAGCGGGCtcactcacatttttttttttttcactttattttagGCCTGCTTTGAAGGCCGCGCAGTTTATAAGATTCGACAAGAGATGATTTCAGCATGAGGTCATCCTAACAATGATGTTGAGATATTCTCAAGGGGTTATTTCACAGTCTCGCCCCCTTCCCTCTGATCACCGGCTGCTTCTCTTCTAATGCAGCTCTATAAACTTAAAGGGCACAGGTGCTCTCCATTAGGGGCCACAGCTCTTAGATGCAGACATGCAagccccccccaataaaaccaCTGACTGTTAATTAAGgctgggagggaaaaaaaattatatagcaGAAACGTAAGCATCCAGACATGTTTACCAGATTAACACATGCTTTACACAGCTCTCCAATATAATCTGTGACGATTCCCAACGCAGCCTCAGCCCGTTTCCTAGCGCTGTGGCACACATGCCATGACATTTCAATCTATCATCAAAATCAATAGCGGCTCTCCCGCTGGTCGAACTGCACACAGTGCAAGTGTCCTCACCCTCACGGGTAAACCCAGCCTCTCAATTCTGCTGATAAATGCAGCGCTGTCATCCCGAGGGAAATGGGCCCAAACGCACTCCCCCATCCCCCATTTGGGCATAAGGGTGGGTCCGTCTGCACGCAGCCCTGACGGAGTACGGGGGGTGCAGAGGCCTGGTCCCTGCAGCTGTGCCTGTCCTCCCAGCACCCGACCAGGGGCCCACATGTGACAATTTGAACAATGGGAGTCCCCTGTGGGACCCTGGCACCTGCAAAATGTAACCCCCGCTATCTAACATGATGGCGTAATTACCGCTCCAGTGAGTCTACATCTGGACAAAACTCCTGGAATCTATCAAGATGAATGCAATAATTCAGTCTGCACATTGGGAAGAAGCGCACCTCGTCAAGGAAGTGGGTAAAATGCTTAAAATGTgcttaaaagaaaagaatacaGCAATGATTTCTAACAATTTCCCTTAATGAGTCAGAtcactattatttattttgtataaataaTCTTTGCTCATCTATCTATACTAGTGACGAACAGTGACGGGGAGAAGAATTAAGGACTCACATTAGGTGGCAGAAGGTTCAATTAACCTGTGCTGCCATTCCCACAGACAACTGAATAAAGAGctattatttgttatttaaaattttcaacTAAACAGGCCAAAATTTCATACCGAGTAAACTTGGACAAGATTaggaatgtttatttttatttatttatttttttgcagcccaataccagtacgagtattcAACTGAACACTTGAGTCGtcaccaataccactagtatttttgatacataaaatcatcctccctaaaaaaaaaaaaaaaaaaaaaaaaaaaaacatgacagatcATTGTAAAGataaaattgtatgaaattaatgacaattttctattttaataatttctagttcctgttcATAAACCGGCCAAAGCGAGCAGTGTGACATTCTTGCTTGGTATTATGAGATTTAATAAATCATTTTGTAATGTTGAAAATGTGCCATGGCTTGATAGAGTGGGGAAACACTGAAATTCATTttctctgttaaaaaaaaaaagaaaaaaaagaagaaaaaaaaaagtaagtaaatTTTACAGGGAGAGATTTGAGTACATATtacaagtttatttaaaaataaataaataaaaataaactatgtACGGATGTATGTCAGGGACAAAAAACCATGGCCTTCAGCTTGGGTgatagccactctaccacctgagccatgccaccccttCTGTATGTTAGTATATTGCCGTatatggctcaggtggtagcgtGTCTGTCtgccaagctgaaggtcatgagtttgttccttGCTTATatagcttattattattattattattattgttgttgttgttattattattattattattattattattattattattattattattattattattattattattattattaaataaactactcaaatgtactcaaaactatccttgtaaaatgtacttaaaatttctgagtgaaaaaatattagattttttttcaagtaaatattacctttttttttttctttttttttcttttcttttttttacagtattcatGCATAGGAggtagagtattttttttttgttgttatctACATTTTGAAATTAAGCACAAGTGTGTAAATGCAGTAGAGGTTACTGTAATTCTGTGAATTGGGGCCAGAGGTTTATTAGTGCACAATTCATGTAAGGTGAAACTAGCCTTTAAATTTAAAGAACTTCCGGCATTATGAGGAAAATCAGACTGAGACAAGACGCTTAAATGGCGTATAGCTTACAGTGACATAAATATTGATATGCAAATATTGTGGAACGACCACGTCCAAGTTTACTGGCGTTTTAAAGGCATCGTGTGCACATAATGTTAGGTAATCTTTGGGAGCTTGTCTTCTATAAACTGTGCttcggtgctgctgttttggtcagcAGCAGTGTTAACATGGAGTCAGCCTTACCTATTTAGTGTTCTTATGTGAACTGAGATCATTACATTTACTGTTTTAAGTGGATAAAGAAGTCACAAATAGTTAGATATTGTATGTTCTCTCACTATTATACATATGTTCTTccaagtattttattttcaaaaaatctAATGCTCCCGACAATGACATTCAAAGACTGAGCAGTAGTACTGCGCCTCTAAATGAAAAACAGTAGATAGATGCACTTCTAATGGaaaagtgtacttttttttttcctcagggaTAATTAGGTGACATTGTCTGCCTGAAGCTAAAATCACTCAAGAAGTTGGTGCAAATACTTTTATTACTTTGCATTTAAGTGTTAATTCAAACACACTCGCTGCAGTCAGTCGGAGAGCAATTTGGGTCAACGATGCTTTGAAGCTGTGGTGCGTTCCACACGTTGAAAACTGCAAAGATAAATAGTGACATCTAGTGGCAAtaagaaacaaacacacacttgaCTCAACACAGCTAAACGGCACAATACAGTCATAAATGTTGTAaacgtttctttttcttttttttgctgtcttgGTCTCTTAACAACTTATTACAGTATAatgcaaaatgtaaacattaacAAGAGTACAAGTGATGATGCAGTCCGActtacaaatgtttgttttgcaggagaacatttctgttttattgtatATTCATGTTTTGTATGCCATTGCTCAGTTGTATAATGAAGTCCTTTATAAAAGTGATAATGGCAAAAGCGAGAgtgggaaaatgtttttttactgGCACGATGGCATCATAGATGGATTTTCCATAAACCTCTATTTAATGGCAGTATCATGGTGATAGCAACATTTGTTCTTTTATGCAAATACATTCCTATTATAGAGTTCAGGCTGAAGTTTGCAAGCTACAATAAGCAATTCATTGAACATTgagacatttttcatagttttgTGGCACCTGCAGCGACTGTAAACATTTCAGTCATTTAAAACGAAACTTATGTGCAAGAAAGCACGTTAATCTCACAATAGATGAGGGTTTGCACACATACAAGACCATAATGATACATTACATGAAAAACTTCACAGTTTGGGCTGTCAACCGGGAGCGTTCGGTGGTCACTGGCCCGCACGAAGCACGGCTAAAGGGGGAGTCGAGCTTCGTCGCTTTGGGCATAGTATCTTAGCAAAGGCCCGGCGGAAGCTGCTGTGACACAGCGGGTAGAGGAAAGGGTTGACGGCAGAGTTGATCCACAGGAGCCAGAAGGTGACCTCATACCAGTGACGCGGGATGCATCGCCCTCTGCAGGCGGCACGGATGATCATCAGGAGGGTGTACGGTGCCCAGCAGatggcaaacacacacacaatgatggCAAGCGACTTAGCAATTTTCTTATCTCTGGACAGACGGTTGGGCCTGCTGCTCGCCGGATCCGGTTTGCCCAAATTGGGAGACGAGGCCGGGGAGTGGATGGAGCCCCGCGCGGCCAGTTTCCCTGCCGCCCCCCAGGTGCGGGAAAATGAGTTAGCGCCCCCTTGCGTAGACACGGGTTCATTTAGCTGAAGGTTGAGCTGAGCCTCCCTGCAGCGGAGCCTCCTCCGGCGTATGTTCAGATAAATGCTGAGGTTGAAGAAAGCCACCGAGATGAAAGGCGAGAAGAACTCCAGCATGGAGGCGCACAGCAGGAAATACCAGGAGTGATAGAATTCGGCGAAGCACTCTTCATTTGGCACCCGACTCCGGCCCGCCGCCAGCTCCCACACTATGATGGCCGGGGTGTACAGGACAAAGGCCAGCACCCACACCACAATCATCTTGATGATGGCTGAATGAGACGTGCTTTGTCTGGCCCGGTAACTCACCtgcggcaaaaataaataaataataataataatttaaaaaataataataataaacatcagAAATCAGACTTTCCTTCCATCCAGTAAAAGactaaacaatttaaaaaaataattgccccTCTTCAATATTGCGATTgcaatttaaaatgttaatatttttttcattatttgtgtTAGAGCTGTCAATcgattaattttctttttttatctgattaatcacatttcagaattttgattaatcacaattaatcgcttcattaaaaatctcatgactgtgttttgtctgtTTTGCTTGTGGCATAAATGTCTgatgtttggttttatttgactttatttgaatTGATGCAAGATGCAATTGGCATGTAActacagtgtttttgttttatttgaactgatgcaatcgagatgtaactatgtgatgtcaagaatctttaatctctttatatgGTCAGAAGCCAGTCAGTTTTACCCGCGTGGTCGTTAGCAACGAATCagataaatccatgtcagtcctgtttcagcgaCCTATTAGGGTTACCTACGTttggccacaaccaatcagatccatgcactgtctatataagcctgccTGAGACAAAACACACCCTTGTGTTTTGTCgaattatt encodes:
- the LOC144016819 gene encoding histamine H3 receptor-like, yielding MEERTQSNSSGRFSDDGPARVQSTPQSTFSGPVFAVLMVMMVTLVVVTVLGNALVMLAFKVDKSLRRQSNYYFLNLAISDFLVGAFCMPVYIPYILTGRWTLGRGLCKLWLVMDYLLCSASVFSIVLISYDRFLSVTRAVSYRARQSTSHSAIIKMIVVWVLAFVLYTPAIIVWELAAGRSRVPNEECFAEFYHSWYFLLCASMLEFFSPFISVAFFNLSIYLNIRRRRLRCREAQLNLQLNEPVSTQGGANSFSRTWGAAGKLAARGSIHSPASSPNLGKPDPASSRPNRLSRDKKIAKSLAIIVCVFAICWAPYTLLMIIRAACRGRCIPRHWYEVTFWLLWINSAVNPFLYPLCHSSFRRAFAKILCPKRRSSTPPLAVLRAGQ